Proteins co-encoded in one Ziziphus jujuba cultivar Dongzao chromosome 9, ASM3175591v1 genomic window:
- the LOC107426527 gene encoding auxin-induced protein 15A: protein MLEKHAAPCPLWYTFILKNANIRCRYSSKTLQEIIFVIGNDWFSVIAKSKKHLLESSSTLNQVASKGLDIPKSYFAVYVGESQKKMFVIPVSMSKEPSFQDLLSQAAEEYGYDYPMGGVTISSHENVFLDLVSGLNV, encoded by the exons ATGTTGGAAAAACATGCTGCCCCATGTCCTCTGTGGTATACTTTTATTCTCAAGAATGCAAATATTAGGTGTCGTTATAGTTCCAAAACTCTGCAGGAAATCATCTTTGTTATAGGGAATGACTG GTTCTCTGTAATTGCTAAGTCTAAGAAACATCTTCTTGAGTCTTCATCCACATTGAACCAAGTAGCTTCAAAGGGCTTAGACATCCCAAAAAGCTATTTTGCTGTATATGTTGGCGAGAGTCAAAAGAAGATGTTTGTAATTCCAGTATCCATGTCAAAAGAACCTTCCTTCCAAGACTTGTTAAGTCAAGCTGCAGAAGAATATGGATATGATTATCCAATGGGTGGTGTTACAATCTCCTCCCATGAAAACGTATTCTTGGATCTTGTTTCTGGCTTGAATGTGTGA
- the LOC107426689 gene encoding auxin-induced protein 15A-like has translation MGFRLPGVVSSKMLKRSFSSSKKGDSIAVDVPKGHLAVYVGETEKKRFVIPVSVINQPSFQDLLIQAEEEFGFEHPMGALTIPCGEDTFIDVISGLNVL, from the coding sequence ATGGGTTTCCGTCTGCCTGGTGTAGTTTCTTCTAAGATGCTTAAACGGTCTTTTTCAAGCTCAAAGAAAGGTGACTCAATTGCAGTTGATGTCCCCAAAGGCCATTTGGCAGTTTATGTTGGAGAGACAGAAAAGAAGCGGTTTGTGATTCCTGTTTCAGTCATAAACCAGCCTTCATTTCAAGACTTGCTAATTCAGGCTGAAGAAGAATTTGGATTTGAACATCCAATGGGTGCTCTAACTATTCCCTGTGGAGAAGATACCTTCATTGATGTCATCTCTGGCTTGAATGTGCTATGA